A genomic stretch from Deltaproteobacteria bacterium includes:
- a CDS encoding nitroreductase, with protein MDVLDAIRNRRSTRAFLDRPVTEAELRALLEVARWSPSGGNCQPWRIWVLAGASMARFRTELAELMKTAPRGEPTEFPMYPVGIKEPYRTRRFECGEDLYRSIGIPRDDKPARLTQLAKNFDFFGAPAAFFFALDRQMGPGQWAHLGMLMQTIALVAEARGLATCMQESWMARHTFVRRFFAIPDELQIYCGMAVGWADPAHPINSWRTTRAAVDEIATFFC; from the coding sequence ATGGACGTTCTCGACGCGATCCGCAACCGCCGCTCCACCCGCGCCTTCCTCGACCGGCCTGTCACCGAGGCGGAGCTCCGCGCGCTCCTCGAAGTCGCGCGCTGGTCGCCCTCGGGCGGCAACTGCCAGCCGTGGCGTATATGGGTCCTCGCCGGCGCCTCGATGGCGCGCTTCCGGACGGAGCTCGCGGAGCTGATGAAGACCGCGCCCCGCGGCGAGCCGACCGAGTTCCCGATGTACCCCGTCGGCATCAAGGAACCCTACCGCACGCGGCGCTTCGAATGCGGCGAGGATCTCTACCGCTCGATCGGCATCCCGCGCGACGACAAGCCGGCGCGCCTCACGCAGCTGGCCAAGAACTTCGACTTCTTCGGCGCGCCGGCGGCCTTCTTCTTCGCGCTCGACCGCCAGATGGGTCCGGGTCAGTGGGCCCACCTCGGCATGCTGATGCAGACGATCGCGCTCGTCGCCGAGGCCCGGGGCCTCGCGACCTGCATGCAGGAGTCGTGGATGGCGCGCCACACCTTCGTGCGTCGCTTCTTCGCGATTCCGGACGAGCTCCAGATCTATTGCGGGATGGCCGTCGGCTGGGCAGACCCCGCGCACCCGATCAACTCGTGGCGGACGACCCGAGCCGCCGTCGA